In Xenopus laevis strain J_2021 chromosome 2S, Xenopus_laevis_v10.1, whole genome shotgun sequence, a genomic segment contains:
- the LOC121400760 gene encoding olfactory receptor class A-like protein 1 encodes MAINVQLKAAGFVSLLITGIPANVLLMFSFAHIAFSEKRLLPANVIRMSLSVANLFVLISRVVPHALYSLGLKHLLNDQQCKLFIFAFRVSRAMSICITSFLSCHQCVIIAPATGKWKYLKQMGSRYVPKIIALFLAMNMAIYHSGILYGRATINETSPYTLHLSYCDVAFLSYGIYIIIGLLSAVREIIFVGLMILSSMYMVYVLFHHGKSMKGMRSSDKGQSKTVEYKASRAVILLVTMYMALFGMDNSMWIYTLTMSNVDPDVSDTRLFLAASFAVLSPIHIFVTTPKLNFLFKNPCRKKSIGLQNNST; translated from the coding sequence ATGGCTATAAATGTGCAGCTTAAAGCTGCTGGATTTGTTTCATTGCTTATAACTGGGATTCCTGCCAATGTTTTACTTATGTTTAGCTTTGCCCACATTGCATTTTCAGAGAAAAGACTCTTACCAGCCAATGTTATTAGGATGTCACTATCAGTTGCTAATCTCTTTGTTCTGATTTCTCGTGTAGTACCACATGCCTTATACTCTTTAGGGTTAAAACATTTGCTTAACGACCAACAGTGCAAGCTATTTATATTTGCTTTCAGAGTAAGCAGAGCCATGTCCATTTGTATAACCAGTTTTCTAAGCTGTCACCAGTGTGTAATTATTGCTCCAGCCACAGGAAAATGGAAATACCTAAAACAAATGGGCAGTCGTTATGTACCAAAAATAATTGCATTATTTTTGGCTATGAATATGGCAATTTACCATTCTGGAATCTTGTATGGACGAGCAACAATCAATGAAACATCACCTTACACACTGCACTTATCATATTGTGATGTTGCTTTCCTCAGTTATGGAATATACATCATAATTGGCTTGTTATCTGCAGTACGAGAGATTATATTTGTTGGACTGATGATTCTTTCTAGCATGTACATGGTATATGTTCTCTTCCATCATGGGAAATCAATGAAGGGAATGCGCAGTTCTGATAAGGGCCAAAGCAAAACAGTTGAATACAAGGCTTCACGAGCTGTCATCTTGTTGGTTACAATGTACATGGCCTTGTTTGGTATGGATAACTCAATGTGGATCTACACTCTGACCATGTCCAATGTGGATCCAGATGTAAGTGATACTAGATTGTTCCTTGCTGCATCCTTCGCCGTCCTGAGTCCTATTCATATTTTTGTAACCACTCCtaaattaaactttttgtttaaaaatccaTGCAGAAAGAAATCTATTGGATTACAGAATAATTCCACTTGA